The following are encoded in a window of Brockia lithotrophica genomic DNA:
- a CDS encoding dihydroorotase codes for MPLPLLSIDDVFVLTPEGKLVYGLLLLEEGFVRYAGPRDGVGGLGERVFRIAGEGMWALPGFVDAHVHFREPGGTHKETIASGSRAAAHGGFTSVLMMANTVPPPDTPERVWEMRAVARRTAVVRTFVTAPVTRGQTGEVPVDFAALAAAGVRAFSDDGLPVLDPDVLREAFFASARLRLPVLLHEEDPSLSRGGVVHPSPWAKGRGLPTYPPEAEASLIGRDLALGAFVPGARIHLQHLSSRISVELVRRLRPLLARRGVHLTAEATPHHLVLTWEDVRRSADVAAGAERLPVATRPQDAKMNPPLREAEDRDALVRALREGVVDFVATDHAPHAPEEKALPLERAPFGILGLETAFPLLYTELVLRGRLSLGELVDRMSRIPARFLGIPGGELRAGVPADLVLVDPYLPRSVVPERLASKSRNSPFFGRLLRGWPVLTLVGGRVAYADSELFSRAVRDLLPDAHVVPPNVGAGREIGDGAEFAQGSVSS; via the coding sequence GTGCCTTTACCTCTCCTCTCCATCGATGACGTCTTCGTCCTCACGCCCGAGGGAAAGCTCGTCTACGGCCTTCTCCTCCTCGAGGAAGGGTTCGTCCGCTACGCCGGCCCGCGGGACGGGGTGGGGGGCTTGGGGGAACGGGTCTTTCGCATCGCGGGAGAGGGGATGTGGGCGCTTCCGGGCTTCGTAGACGCGCACGTGCACTTCCGCGAACCGGGCGGAACGCACAAGGAGACGATCGCCAGCGGAAGTCGTGCCGCTGCCCATGGGGGATTTACCTCGGTGCTCATGATGGCCAATACAGTCCCGCCTCCGGACACGCCGGAGCGGGTTTGGGAGATGCGCGCCGTCGCCCGCCGAACCGCCGTCGTCCGTACCTTTGTCACCGCTCCCGTGACGCGCGGGCAGACAGGGGAGGTTCCCGTGGACTTTGCCGCCCTCGCCGCCGCGGGCGTTCGCGCCTTTTCCGACGACGGCCTTCCCGTCCTCGATCCCGACGTCCTGCGGGAGGCCTTTTTCGCTTCTGCCCGCCTCCGGTTGCCGGTCCTCCTTCACGAGGAAGACCCTTCCCTTTCCCGGGGAGGGGTCGTCCATCCGAGCCCGTGGGCGAAAGGGCGGGGACTTCCGACGTATCCACCGGAGGCGGAGGCGTCGCTCATCGGCCGCGACCTCGCCCTCGGGGCTTTCGTTCCCGGGGCGCGGATCCACCTGCAGCACCTGTCCTCTCGAATTTCCGTAGAACTCGTCCGGCGCCTGCGCCCGCTTCTCGCCCGTCGGGGAGTCCACCTCACGGCCGAGGCGACGCCACACCACCTCGTCCTCACGTGGGAGGACGTGCGCCGATCCGCAGACGTTGCCGCCGGAGCCGAACGGTTGCCGGTCGCGACCCGACCCCAGGACGCAAAGATGAACCCTCCCCTCCGCGAAGCCGAGGATCGGGACGCCCTCGTCCGTGCCCTCCGGGAGGGGGTTGTCGATTTCGTGGCCACGGACCACGCCCCCCACGCTCCGGAGGAAAAGGCCCTCCCCCTCGAACGGGCCCCCTTCGGGATCCTCGGTCTGGAGACGGCCTTTCCCCTCTTGTACACGGAACTCGTCCTCCGGGGAAGGCTTTCCCTAGGAGAACTCGTGGACCGCATGTCCCGCATCCCCGCACGATTTCTCGGGATTCCCGGCGGCGAACTTCGAGCGGGCGTTCCGGCCGATCTCGTCCTCGTGGATCCCTACCTCCCGCGTTCTGTCGTCCCCGAGAGGCTGGCGTCCAAGAGCCGCAACAGCCCCTTTTTCGGACGTCTCCTACGGGGTTGGCCGGTCCTAACGCTCGTGGGGGGGCGCGTGGCTTACGCAGATTCCGAACTCTTCTCCCGCGCCGTGCGCGACCTCCTTCCGGATGCCCACGTTGTTCCGCCGAACGTCGGGGCTGGGAGAGAGATCGGCGACGGCGCGGAGTTCGCCCAGGGGAGCGTGAGCTCGTGA
- a CDS encoding dihydroorotate dehydrogenase, translating into MFSSESDGSRRTPKSVDLTVSLGPLRLANPVLPASGTFGYGLEAMEWLDLRRLGAVVLKSTSLAPRPGHRGVRVAETPCGMLNAIGLENPGVREALALVERLPEGVVLVASIFGNTEDEYAAVAEAFSRSPRISALEINLSCPNVAEGGLAFGRNPEGVARVTARVRAATSLPLWVKLSPDTCDVVAAAKAANAAGADALVLGNTMPGLAVDRRTYAPVLANVTGGLSGPALKPISLRLVYEVYRHVPLPIIGVGGISDAEDVLEFLAVGASAVQVGTAALRDPFVFERILAELPAALRAVGVDRAASFVGIAHRGGLRALAPSEGRGEAE; encoded by the coding sequence GTGTTTTCGTCCGAATCCGACGGGAGTCGGCGGACACCGAAGTCCGTCGACCTCACCGTTTCCCTCGGCCCCCTTCGCCTCGCCAATCCCGTGCTCCCGGCTTCCGGGACGTTCGGGTACGGCCTTGAGGCGATGGAGTGGCTCGACCTTCGTCGGCTGGGCGCTGTGGTCCTGAAGTCGACCTCTCTCGCCCCCCGGCCCGGACACCGTGGGGTTCGCGTGGCGGAGACGCCCTGCGGAATGCTCAATGCCATCGGCCTAGAAAACCCCGGAGTCCGGGAGGCGCTCGCGCTCGTGGAACGCCTCCCCGAGGGGGTCGTCCTCGTGGCGAGCATCTTCGGAAACACCGAAGACGAATACGCGGCCGTGGCCGAGGCCTTTTCCCGCTCGCCCCGCATCTCCGCGCTCGAAATCAACCTCTCCTGCCCGAACGTGGCCGAAGGCGGTCTCGCCTTCGGGCGAAATCCCGAGGGCGTGGCGAGGGTTACGGCGCGCGTGCGCGCCGCGACGTCCTTGCCCTTGTGGGTAAAGCTCTCTCCGGATACGTGCGACGTCGTTGCAGCGGCGAAGGCCGCCAACGCCGCCGGGGCCGACGCCCTCGTCCTCGGAAACACGATGCCCGGCCTCGCCGTCGACCGGCGGACGTACGCCCCCGTCCTCGCAAACGTCACGGGCGGCCTTTCCGGCCCCGCGCTCAAGCCCATCTCCCTCCGCCTCGTCTACGAAGTGTACCGACACGTCCCCTTGCCGATCATAGGCGTCGGCGGGATCTCCGACGCGGAGGACGTCTTGGAGTTCCTCGCCGTCGGCGCGAGCGCCGTCCAAGTCGGAACCGCGGCGCTCCGGGATCCCTTCGTGTTCGAGCGGATTCTCGCGGAGCTTCCCGCCGCCCTGCGCGCCGTCGGGGTCGATCGTGCGGCGTCGTTCGTCGGAATCGCCCACCGTGGCGGACTCCGCGCCCTCGCGCCTTCGGAAGGAAGGGGGGAGGCGGAATGA
- the pyrF gene encoding orotidine-5'-phosphate decarboxylase — protein sequence MIPLSPAQKPFDDDPRSRLFVALDVPSRQEAENLLSRLGGSVRRVKVGLELFFAEGPRFVEVLAERGYEVFLDLKLHDIPHTVYRAARLLPAGAVLFLTVHASGGREMVRAAYEGIREARVRGEKHQASPKDVLAVQNSPSYAPPYLLGVTWLTSLGEAEFARFGIDRRQSVGILAEEALLGGAAGLVVSAWEVTSLRAALGPGPIFVVPGIRPAFSRGEDDQRRVSSPGEAIRSGADAVVVGRPIVWAPDPRRAAEAILEEIAAALFDLPPRR from the coding sequence ATGATCCCCTTGTCCCCTGCGCAAAAGCCCTTCGACGACGATCCACGAAGTCGCCTCTTCGTGGCCCTCGACGTCCCCTCCCGGCAAGAGGCGGAAAACCTCCTCTCCCGGCTCGGGGGAAGCGTTCGGCGGGTTAAGGTCGGATTGGAACTCTTCTTCGCCGAAGGCCCACGGTTCGTGGAAGTCCTCGCGGAGCGCGGCTACGAGGTCTTCCTCGACCTCAAGCTCCACGACATCCCCCATACCGTCTACCGCGCGGCGCGCCTTCTTCCCGCGGGAGCGGTCCTCTTCCTCACGGTTCACGCGTCCGGAGGCAGGGAAATGGTGCGTGCTGCCTACGAAGGAATCCGGGAAGCGCGGGTACGGGGAGAAAAGCACCAGGCATCCCCCAAGGACGTTCTCGCGGTGCAAAACTCACCGAGCTACGCCCCGCCGTACCTCCTCGGCGTCACCTGGCTCACGTCCTTAGGCGAGGCGGAGTTCGCCCGCTTCGGCATCGATCGCCGGCAAAGCGTCGGCATCCTCGCGGAAGAAGCCCTGCTCGGCGGGGCGGCGGGCCTCGTCGTCTCGGCGTGGGAGGTCACCTCCCTCCGCGCCGCCCTGGGACCCGGTCCGATCTTCGTCGTTCCGGGAATCCGCCCCGCCTTTTCCCGAGGGGAAGACGACCAAAGGCGCGTTTCCTCCCCGGGGGAGGCCATTCGTTCCGGCGCCGATGCCGTGGTCGTCGGACGCCCTATCGTTTGGGCACCCGACCCCCGCAGGGCTGCGGAGGCGATCCTCGAAGAGATCGCCGCCGCCCTTTTTGATCTGCCTCCCAGGCGATAA
- a CDS encoding orotate phosphoribosyltransferase, whose product MASDRFDVPLREEALGLADLLLEVGAVHVRPEEPFRFRSGLSSPVYVDHRILLSRPSARKAFVDALTDRVRHVRDSLSPASAEGHLLTVAGVATGAIPYAAWVSDRLGLPMVYVRAERKEHGRGRRVEGELRAGTPVVLLEDLLTTGGTTLEAVDALENEGARVLSVFVLFTYGFPQGPARLAERGTAFSALTDFVALLRALERRGRTHEAEILRRWWEDVSRAGERDAE is encoded by the coding sequence GTGGCATCCGACCGCTTCGACGTTCCCCTTCGGGAAGAGGCTCTGGGTTTGGCGGATCTTCTCCTCGAAGTGGGCGCCGTCCACGTACGGCCCGAGGAACCGTTTCGCTTTCGCTCAGGCCTGTCCTCCCCCGTCTATGTCGACCACCGCATCCTCCTCTCGCGGCCCTCGGCGCGGAAGGCATTTGTCGACGCCCTCACGGACCGCGTGCGGCACGTCCGCGATTCCCTTTCTCCCGCTTCCGCAGAGGGCCACCTCCTCACCGTGGCGGGGGTGGCGACGGGGGCGATCCCCTACGCCGCCTGGGTTTCCGACCGCCTTGGGTTGCCCATGGTCTACGTACGGGCCGAACGCAAGGAACACGGCCGCGGCCGCCGCGTGGAGGGGGAACTCCGCGCGGGTACCCCCGTCGTGCTTCTCGAGGATCTCCTCACGACAGGCGGGACGACCCTCGAGGCGGTGGACGCCTTGGAGAACGAGGGTGCGCGCGTCCTCTCCGTCTTCGTCCTCTTTACCTACGGGTTTCCTCAAGGGCCCGCCCGCCTCGCGGAACGCGGCACCGCCTTTTCCGCCCTCACGGACTTCGTCGCCCTCCTCCGAGCCTTGGAGCGGCGCGGACGAACACACGAGGCGGAAATCCTTCGGCGTTGGTGGGAGGACGTCTCCCGCGCCGGCGAGCGGGACGCGGAGTAA
- a CDS encoding Hsp20/alpha crystallin family protein, whose amino-acid sequence MWDGFWDDIRRLFSDLRLSAADLFRGSPAMRVYSPDAQTVVVEISVPEGFTSDEVDVAVDRRLPHVRGRVVHRYVEREGVRETRRAFAWSFPLPVGVDPDRVRVERGPRVLRVVLLRRTALPEGEPPSALPPP is encoded by the coding sequence GTGTGGGACGGATTTTGGGACGACATCCGGCGGCTCTTCTCCGACCTCCGCCTTTCGGCGGCCGACCTCTTTCGGGGATCTCCGGCGATGCGCGTGTACTCCCCCGACGCCCAGACGGTCGTCGTGGAAATCTCCGTTCCCGAAGGGTTCACTTCCGACGAGGTGGACGTCGCCGTCGACCGCCGCCTCCCCCACGTTCGCGGCCGCGTCGTGCATCGGTACGTCGAGAGAGAAGGCGTGCGGGAGACGCGGCGCGCCTTTGCCTGGAGTTTCCCTCTTCCCGTAGGGGTGGATCCGGACCGCGTTCGCGTCGAGCGGGGGCCGCGCGTCCTCCGCGTCGTCTTGCTTCGCCGCACCGCCCTCCCTGAGGGGGAGCCTCCTTCGGCGCTTCCGCCCCCGTAA
- a CDS encoding SLAC1 anion channel family protein, translated as MAQPEAVRGFRPHAEKLSSGEHVERGLRYFPIALFSLVMGIAGVTIATHRTETLFDVPHILSGALLVLASAFFAAFTLLQIVRAIRWPEEIVRDFNHPTRINFFAAFSVSFLLLSIAYLDFVPDIARVLWWIGTPLHLGITLAILNKLIHQDTFEIQHYNPAWFIPFVGNIVVPVAGVEFAPLGINVFFFGVGLFFSIVLGTIFFYRIFFHAPLPIKLVPTFFILMAPPAVGCISYVKLTGCFDIFAQILYSIALFMALLFLFQFRMYTRIPFYISWWAYLFPSAALTIATILAYHMTHEEIFRWLAHFFNVVLLTWLAFFTWKTYKLLKMRHLCVKED; from the coding sequence ATGGCACAACCTGAAGCCGTTCGCGGGTTTCGCCCGCATGCGGAAAAGCTCTCCTCCGGCGAACACGTCGAGCGCGGGCTCCGCTACTTCCCCATCGCCCTTTTCTCCCTCGTGATGGGAATCGCGGGCGTGACCATCGCAACCCACCGTACGGAAACCCTGTTCGATGTCCCCCACATCCTCTCGGGAGCCCTCCTCGTCTTGGCGAGCGCGTTTTTCGCGGCCTTTACCCTCCTTCAGATCGTCCGCGCGATCCGCTGGCCGGAGGAGATCGTCCGCGACTTCAATCACCCGACGCGCATCAACTTCTTTGCCGCCTTTTCCGTAAGCTTTCTCCTCCTCAGCATTGCCTACCTCGACTTCGTACCGGATATCGCCCGCGTCCTCTGGTGGATCGGAACGCCGCTTCACCTGGGAATTACCTTGGCGATTTTGAACAAGCTCATCCACCAGGACACCTTTGAGATCCAGCACTACAACCCCGCCTGGTTCATCCCCTTCGTAGGGAACATCGTAGTCCCCGTGGCGGGAGTGGAATTCGCCCCGCTCGGAATCAACGTGTTTTTCTTCGGCGTCGGCCTGTTCTTCAGCATCGTCCTCGGCACGATCTTCTTCTACCGAATCTTCTTCCACGCTCCGCTTCCCATCAAGCTCGTGCCGACGTTCTTCATCCTCATGGCCCCGCCCGCCGTCGGGTGCATCTCCTACGTGAAGCTCACGGGCTGCTTCGACATCTTTGCCCAAATCCTCTACAGCATCGCCCTCTTCATGGCCCTTCTCTTCCTCTTCCAGTTCCGCATGTACACGCGGATTCCTTTCTACATTTCCTGGTGGGCGTATCTCTTTCCCAGCGCCGCCCTCACGATCGCCACGATCCTCGCGTACCACATGACGCACGAAGAAATCTTCCGCTGGCTCGCCCACTTCTTCAACGTCGTGCTTCTCACGTGGCTCGCCTTCTTCACGTGGAAGACGTACAAACTCCTCAAGATGCGCCACCTCTGCGTCAAGGAAGATTGA
- a CDS encoding class I SAM-dependent methyltransferase: MEDLLAWFNAEGVPRPPARVLDIGCGPGTYAIFLAQEGYDVTGVDIAERMVERARAYAERYGVADRTHFVQAVWEELDLDAVGWRGAFDFVFASNTPAIRNADAFLKMVEASRNAGFLSSFVWRRDSLREELEAALGFRPPEDVFREAFDEPRVYAVLNLLWLRGFHPSVTYRRGGWTQRLTVEDAIDRYLRRFIREAKDEEALRREIRAFLERRADAEGTVTTHVRTKMAWIFWRKEDDE; the protein is encoded by the coding sequence GTGGAGGACCTGCTCGCCTGGTTCAACGCGGAGGGCGTTCCCCGACCGCCGGCGCGCGTATTGGACATCGGGTGCGGGCCAGGGACGTACGCGATCTTTCTCGCCCAAGAGGGCTACGACGTCACCGGCGTAGACATTGCGGAACGGATGGTAGAAAGGGCTCGCGCGTACGCCGAACGCTACGGCGTCGCGGACCGCACGCACTTTGTGCAGGCGGTTTGGGAGGAGTTGGACTTGGACGCCGTGGGCTGGCGTGGCGCCTTCGACTTCGTCTTTGCCTCCAATACGCCCGCCATTCGCAACGCCGACGCCTTTCTCAAGATGGTAGAGGCGTCGCGAAACGCAGGTTTTCTCTCCAGCTTCGTCTGGCGGCGAGACAGCCTGCGGGAAGAACTCGAGGCGGCCTTGGGCTTTCGGCCGCCGGAAGACGTGTTTCGCGAGGCGTTCGACGAGCCTCGCGTTTACGCGGTGCTCAACCTCCTCTGGCTTCGCGGCTTTCATCCGTCCGTAACGTACCGCCGCGGCGGGTGGACGCAGCGGCTCACCGTCGAAGACGCCATAGACCGCTACCTCCGGCGCTTCATCCGCGAGGCAAAAGACGAGGAGGCCCTGCGGAGGGAAATCCGCGCCTTCCTCGAACGCCGTGCCGACGCCGAGGGAACGGTCACGACCCACGTGCGCACCAAGATGGCCTGGATCTTTTGGCGAAAGGAAGACGACGAATGA
- a CDS encoding Rossmann-like domain-containing protein, whose amino-acid sequence MIVREIARRLAPYARDLRVVDYGLCLLAAYVVVEGPDGRRAFGAAHIPHEDIHRVGRVHPPELGALERFVVDPHPLNRVLGLAMANAVSQYHYPPVRRADSDALIQRLVAYPDPICLVGNMSPLDHLLRDRGKDVWVFERSQSLKGPFSFSDVEEPLLLPRCGAAVITGMTLNNFTVDRVLELVSGYRVLAGPSASILPQVLEGLGFDALFSMTYSSVDAPLRHVKLGGFLSPAIHVDLGTPFFWEFPD is encoded by the coding sequence ATGATCGTTCGGGAGATCGCCCGACGCCTCGCGCCGTACGCGCGCGACCTGCGCGTCGTGGACTACGGACTGTGCCTTTTGGCCGCCTACGTCGTCGTCGAGGGACCGGACGGACGCCGGGCCTTTGGCGCGGCCCACATTCCGCACGAGGACATCCACCGGGTGGGGCGCGTCCATCCCCCCGAACTCGGGGCCCTAGAGCGGTTCGTCGTCGATCCCCATCCCCTCAACCGCGTGCTCGGCCTCGCCATGGCGAACGCCGTAAGTCAGTACCACTATCCACCCGTGCGCCGGGCCGATTCCGACGCGTTGATCCAGCGGCTCGTCGCCTATCCGGACCCCATCTGCCTCGTGGGGAACATGAGCCCCCTCGACCACCTGTTGCGCGATCGCGGGAAGGACGTCTGGGTGTTCGAACGTTCTCAGTCGCTCAAGGGTCCATTCTCCTTTTCCGACGTGGAGGAGCCCCTCCTCCTCCCGCGTTGCGGGGCCGCCGTGATCACGGGGATGACGCTCAACAACTTCACCGTCGACCGCGTCCTCGAGCTCGTTTCCGGGTACCGCGTCCTCGCAGGGCCTTCGGCGAGCATCCTTCCTCAAGTGCTCGAGGGACTCGGCTTCGACGCCCTCTTTTCCATGACGTATTCGTCCGTGGACGCGCCGCTTCGCCACGTAAAGCTCGGCGGGTTTCTCTCGCCGGCAATTCACGTCGACCTTGGGACGCCGTTCTTCTGGGAGTTTCCCGATTGA
- a CDS encoding sensor histidine kinase: protein MTGMELLRDGVAFFGAAVFFWWGYRILLEALSPLGETKRGSGALVRFSVEVLSVAWVVVSFSTMSRWSFPSGAEYSLFLPYVVAMTTRRFPILLVSSLFPILYFFGSPVGEALVLGLVGAFSGYLGKGGGIDVRSPFRLDGLLLLAAAFFAYALVWLGGRVGPLRDVFSVRPPSPLPLWMGFALVVFAAAWLFDVHAERLHVFPSRESARERRPFVAVFAHELKNSLAVLRGYLQLNARAMPAAQQKLLLSEVDRAQLLAEELLDLYVPKPLQRKDVDPVTLLTEVHELMRPYANQAEVYLALRYQSFHEKACALDARRVHQALVNVIKNAIEVSPPGGTVTLELRKEGEYVVFSVADEGPGIPEPQRAHVFDPFWSNKAGGTGIGLFLTHRIVVAHGGKIEIEERNPHGTIFRLVFPCRAHTALESEAFDAYGRETPEDLSF, encoded by the coding sequence ATGACGGGGATGGAGCTTCTGCGCGACGGAGTGGCGTTTTTCGGAGCCGCTGTGTTTTTCTGGTGGGGGTACCGGATCCTTCTTGAGGCGCTTTCTCCCTTAGGGGAAACGAAGAGGGGATCCGGTGCCCTTGTGCGCTTCTCCGTCGAGGTCCTCTCCGTTGCGTGGGTTGTCGTGAGTTTCTCGACGATGTCGCGGTGGTCGTTTCCTTCCGGCGCCGAGTACAGCCTCTTTCTTCCCTACGTGGTTGCCATGACGACGCGTCGCTTCCCGATCCTCCTCGTGTCGTCTCTCTTCCCCATTCTCTACTTCTTCGGTTCCCCCGTAGGGGAGGCCCTCGTTCTCGGCCTTGTAGGCGCCTTTAGTGGGTACCTCGGAAAAGGAGGGGGGATCGATGTCCGGTCCCCCTTTCGCCTCGACGGCCTCCTCCTCCTCGCCGCAGCGTTCTTCGCCTACGCCCTCGTTTGGTTGGGCGGCCGTGTCGGACCACTTCGCGACGTCTTCTCCGTCCGTCCGCCTTCGCCCCTGCCCCTCTGGATGGGATTCGCCTTGGTCGTCTTTGCCGCCGCGTGGCTCTTCGACGTGCACGCAGAGCGGCTTCACGTGTTTCCCTCCCGCGAATCTGCCCGGGAGCGGCGGCCGTTCGTCGCCGTGTTTGCCCACGAACTCAAAAACAGCTTGGCCGTCCTGCGCGGGTACCTCCAGCTCAACGCGCGGGCGATGCCTGCCGCGCAGCAGAAGCTCCTCCTGAGCGAAGTCGACCGCGCACAACTTCTGGCAGAAGAGCTCCTCGACTTGTACGTTCCCAAGCCCTTGCAGAGAAAGGACGTCGATCCCGTAACTTTGCTCACCGAGGTACACGAACTCATGCGGCCGTATGCCAACCAGGCGGAGGTCTACCTCGCCCTCCGCTATCAGTCGTTCCACGAAAAGGCATGCGCCCTCGATGCCCGACGGGTACATCAGGCGCTCGTGAACGTGATCAAAAACGCCATCGAAGTCTCTCCCCCGGGTGGCACCGTGACGTTGGAGCTCCGGAAGGAAGGGGAGTACGTGGTCTTTTCCGTGGCGGACGAAGGTCCGGGAATTCCAGAGCCCCAGCGCGCGCACGTATTCGATCCCTTTTGGAGCAACAAGGCGGGCGGTACGGGCATCGGCCTTTTCCTCACGCATCGAATCGTCGTCGCCCACGGGGGGAAGATCGAGATCGAAGAGCGAAACCCGCATGGAACGATCTTCCGCCTCGTCTTCCCCTGCCGGGCTCACACGGCGCTCGAATCCGAGGCGTTCGACGCATACGGGCGAGAAACGCCCGAAGATCTGTCTTTTTGA
- a CDS encoding anaerobic ribonucleoside-triphosphate reductase activating protein, protein MFYDFLPLTLVDYPGHVAATAFISGCNFRCPYCHNSELIRVQPNPRRTEDEFLAYLRSRADALEGVCITGGEPTLWKGLPELLRRIKDLGLKVKLDSQGSRPHVLEALFREGLVDYIAMDVKAPREKYGEYVWDLRDVDRVAESIELIKALAPDYEFRTTVVERLHTVEDVLEIARWVAPCKRYALQAYRPSPGVKDVEASGETPTPASMLEEIKKRLPEGIEEVLLRTYA, encoded by the coding sequence GTGTTCTACGACTTCCTTCCCCTTACGCTCGTGGACTATCCGGGGCACGTCGCCGCTACGGCCTTCATAAGCGGTTGCAACTTCCGCTGTCCGTACTGCCACAACTCCGAACTCATCCGCGTGCAGCCGAATCCTAGGAGGACAGAAGACGAATTCCTCGCGTACTTGCGCTCTCGCGCAGATGCGTTAGAAGGCGTTTGCATCACGGGGGGAGAGCCTACGCTTTGGAAGGGACTTCCCGAACTTCTCAGGCGAATCAAGGACTTAGGCCTCAAGGTAAAGCTCGACTCTCAGGGCTCTAGGCCGCACGTACTGGAAGCCCTCTTCCGCGAAGGGCTCGTGGACTACATCGCCATGGACGTCAAGGCGCCCCGGGAAAAGTACGGCGAATACGTCTGGGACCTCCGCGACGTAGACCGCGTAGCCGAATCGATAGAGCTCATAAAGGCCCTCGCCCCCGACTACGAATTCCGCACGACGGTTGTAGAAAGGCTTCACACGGTAGAGGACGTCTTAGAAATCGCCCGCTGGGTCGCCCCTTGCAAGCGCTACGCGCTTCAAGCTTACCGCCCTTCCCCCGGCGTAAAAGACGTAGAGGCGAGCGGGGAAACTCCCACGCCCGCCTCCATGCTCGAAGAAATTAAAAAGCGCCTTCCGGAAGGGATTGAAGAAGTGCTCCTTCGGACGTACGCGTGA
- the tnpA gene encoding IS200/IS605 family transposase — MKKKAWKSTGTAVYNINYHFVWSTKYRRKVLLPPVDASLKEAIIALCAEHGYELLALEVMPDHVHVFLSAPPKVAPAVIAKVLKGSTARMLFKKHPELKKELWGGHLWNPSYYVGTAGQVSSEVIKRYIKAQKTIGEGGEL; from the coding sequence ATGAAGAAGAAGGCTTGGAAGTCCACAGGAACGGCGGTCTACAACATCAATTACCACTTTGTATGGTCAACCAAGTATCGTCGCAAAGTGCTCCTTCCTCCAGTAGACGCTTCCCTGAAGGAAGCTATCATCGCTCTCTGCGCAGAACACGGGTACGAACTGCTAGCCCTGGAGGTTATGCCCGATCACGTGCATGTTTTTCTTTCCGCCCCTCCCAAAGTTGCACCTGCAGTGATAGCCAAGGTGCTGAAAGGTTCCACTGCCCGGATGCTTTTTAAGAAGCATCCGGAGCTCAAAAAGGAGCTCTGGGGCGGCCACTTATGGAATCCAAGCTATTATGTGGGCACGGCGGGACAGGTCTCAAGCGAAGTCATTAAAAGGTATATCAAGGCTCAAAAGACAATAGGGGAAGGAGGTGAACTGTGA
- a CDS encoding RNA-guided endonuclease InsQ/TnpB family protein, producing the protein MPFVTIKAQVHADPKTLTVLKDAMFCATKVYNGLLWHLRKECEETGKANVSRRNLNRILKKLPRAKGYYSMSVQLTRDEVIEAYRSFFALKKKGFTRHSAPGFRPKSYLSPLKYVQSGFRVEGDKVTVSLGTGREDGVRQVSFRISHRPGVEYERVRELSIIYDKVSGQIEARLVVEVKANPRPGTKRVALDLGETVLMAAAFEDGTVLLYSGRFIKSVRRYWQKVRASLKPNSHRWREVAHREKLQVEHLLHIATSHFIEECVRRGVGEIAIGDLYCIRESIDYGDKLNQRLHAWPYRKLVNMLKYKGALAGIVVRDDVDEKNTSARCHACGRVLPSNRKHRGLYECSCGWRAQADVNGSLNIFERAFQVSPVKGSSGRVARPVVLSFHLGWHGVHEPKRRNKSLRAS; encoded by the coding sequence GTGCCCTTCGTCACTATTAAAGCCCAGGTTCACGCCGACCCCAAGACCCTGACCGTCCTCAAAGACGCCATGTTTTGCGCCACCAAGGTCTACAACGGCCTCCTCTGGCACCTCCGGAAGGAGTGCGAGGAGACCGGAAAAGCAAATGTTTCCCGCAGGAACCTCAACCGCATCTTAAAAAAACTTCCCCGGGCGAAAGGTTACTACTCGATGTCCGTGCAGCTCACGAGGGACGAAGTGATAGAAGCGTACAGGTCCTTCTTCGCCCTCAAGAAAAAGGGGTTCACGCGGCACAGCGCCCCCGGATTTCGTCCGAAAAGCTACCTCTCCCCGCTCAAGTACGTCCAGAGCGGCTTCAGGGTGGAAGGAGACAAGGTCACGGTTTCTCTGGGCACCGGCCGGGAAGACGGGGTAAGACAGGTCTCCTTCCGCATCTCTCACCGTCCCGGCGTGGAGTACGAGCGGGTGCGGGAGCTCTCCATCATCTACGACAAGGTGTCCGGGCAGATAGAGGCCCGTCTGGTGGTGGAGGTGAAGGCGAACCCGCGTCCTGGGACAAAGAGAGTTGCCCTGGATTTGGGGGAGACCGTTCTCATGGCGGCCGCCTTCGAGGACGGTACCGTGCTGCTCTACTCGGGCAGGTTCATTAAGTCGGTTAGGAGATACTGGCAGAAGGTGCGGGCGAGTCTCAAGCCAAACTCCCATAGGTGGAGGGAGGTGGCCCACCGGGAAAAGCTTCAAGTGGAGCACCTGCTCCACATTGCCACGTCCCACTTCATAGAGGAGTGCGTGAGGCGGGGCGTGGGGGAGATAGCCATCGGGGATCTTTATTGCATCCGCGAGAGCATCGACTACGGAGACAAACTCAACCAGAGGCTACATGCCTGGCCGTACCGGAAGCTAGTCAATATGCTCAAGTACAAGGGTGCTCTGGCGGGAATTGTGGTCCGGGACGACGTGGACGAGAAGAACACGTCCGCGCGCTGTCACGCCTGCGGGCGCGTCTTACCCTCCAACCGGAAGCACAGGGGGCTTTACGAGTGTTCCTGCGGCTGGAGGGCGCAGGCGGACGTGAACGGCTCTCTGAACATCTTCGAGAGGGCGTTCCAGGTATCTCCCGTGAAGGGGAGTAGTGGCCGTGTGGCGCGGCCTGTGGTCCTGTCATTCCACTTGGGATGGCACGGAGTCCACGAACCGAAGCGCAGGAACAAAAGCCTGCGCGCATCCTGA